A window of the Pseudomonas fluorescens genome harbors these coding sequences:
- a CDS encoding aldehyde dehydrogenase, translating to MTLARFQMCIGGEWVDALSGKTFESLNPALAEPWAELPDADEADVERAVQAAQTAFDSPAWRGLTATARGKLLRRLGDLIAENKEQLAQLESRDNGKLIRETRGQVGYLPEFFHYTAGLADKLEGGTLPLDKPDLFAYTVHEAMGVVAAIIPWNSPLYLTAIKLAPALAAGNTIVIKPSEHASATILELARLALEAGIPPGVVNVVTGYGPSTGAALTRHPLIRKIAFTGGAATARHVVRSSAENFAKLSLELGGKSPNIIFADADLDSAINGAIAGIYAASGQSCVSGSRLLVQDEIYDEFVSRLAERAQRIRIGNPQDDSSEMGPMATAQQLAVVEGLVADAIAEGARLRLGGKRPSGVGDGWFYEPTLFECDRNSMKIMQEEVFGPVASVIRFKDEAEALAIANDSQFGLAAGIWTRDLGRAHRLARDVRSGIIWVNTYRAVSAMAPIGGFKNSGYGRESGIDSVLAYTELKTVWINLSQAPMPDPFVMR from the coding sequence ATGACGCTCGCACGCTTCCAGATGTGCATCGGCGGAGAATGGGTCGACGCCCTCTCCGGCAAGACTTTCGAAAGCCTCAACCCTGCGCTGGCCGAACCCTGGGCCGAATTGCCCGACGCGGATGAGGCCGACGTCGAACGCGCCGTGCAAGCCGCACAGACCGCCTTCGACAGCCCGGCATGGCGTGGTTTGACCGCCACCGCGCGCGGCAAACTGCTGCGTCGTCTCGGTGACCTGATCGCCGAAAACAAGGAACAACTGGCGCAGCTGGAAAGCCGCGACAACGGCAAGCTGATCCGCGAAACCCGGGGGCAGGTCGGTTATCTGCCGGAATTCTTCCACTACACCGCCGGCCTCGCCGACAAGCTCGAAGGCGGCACCCTGCCGCTGGATAAACCCGATCTGTTCGCCTACACCGTGCACGAAGCCATGGGTGTGGTCGCCGCGATCATTCCGTGGAACAGCCCGCTGTATCTGACCGCGATCAAACTGGCGCCGGCGTTGGCTGCCGGCAACACCATCGTGATCAAGCCGTCCGAGCACGCCTCGGCGACCATTCTGGAACTGGCGCGCCTGGCCCTCGAAGCCGGGATTCCGCCGGGCGTGGTCAACGTGGTCACCGGCTACGGCCCGAGCACCGGCGCTGCCCTCACCCGCCATCCGCTGATCCGCAAGATCGCCTTCACCGGCGGCGCGGCTACGGCCCGGCATGTGGTGCGCAGCAGTGCCGAGAACTTCGCCAAGCTGTCGCTGGAGCTGGGCGGCAAGTCACCGAACATCATCTTCGCCGACGCCGATCTCGACAGTGCGATCAACGGCGCCATCGCCGGGATTTACGCGGCGTCCGGGCAGAGCTGCGTATCCGGTTCGCGACTGCTGGTGCAGGATGAAATCTACGACGAATTCGTCAGCCGACTGGCGGAACGCGCCCAGCGCATCCGCATCGGCAACCCGCAGGACGACAGCAGCGAAATGGGCCCGATGGCCACCGCGCAGCAACTGGCAGTAGTGGAAGGTCTGGTGGCTGATGCGATCGCTGAAGGCGCGCGTCTGCGTCTGGGCGGCAAGCGTCCGAGCGGTGTGGGCGATGGCTGGTTCTACGAGCCGACGCTGTTCGAGTGCGACCGCAATTCGATGAAGATCATGCAGGAAGAAGTGTTCGGCCCGGTGGCCTCGGTGATCCGCTTCAAGGACGAAGCCGAAGCGCTGGCGATTGCCAACGACTCGCAGTTCGGCCTCGCTGCCGGCATCTGGACCCGCGACCTGGGCCGCGCCCATCGCCTGGCCAGGGACGTGCGCTCGGGGATCATCTGGGTCAACACCTACCGCGCGGTGTCGGCGATGGCACCGATCGGCGGCTTCAAGAACAGTGGCTATGGACGCGAAAGCGGCATCGATTCGGTGCTGGCCTACACCGAACTGAAAACGGTGTGGATCAACCTCTCCCAGGCGCCGATGCCTGATCCGTTTGTGATGCGTTAG
- a CDS encoding flavin reductase family protein: MIEPGIYKDVMSSFPSGVTVVTTLDPDGSIVGITASAFSALSIDPALVLFCPNYASDTYPVLRDSKRFAIHLLSADQTAEAYAFAGKGKDKANGIDWHLSELGNPILAKATAIIECELWREYDGGDHAIIVGAVKNLILPEQPVTPMIYHKGKLGALPTLG, from the coding sequence ATGATCGAACCCGGCATTTACAAAGACGTCATGAGCTCGTTTCCGTCCGGGGTCACGGTGGTCACCACCCTCGACCCGGATGGCAGCATCGTCGGGATCACCGCCAGCGCCTTCAGTGCGCTGTCGATTGATCCGGCGCTGGTTCTGTTCTGCCCCAACTACGCCTCCGACACCTACCCGGTGCTGCGCGACAGCAAGCGTTTCGCGATCCATTTGCTGTCCGCCGACCAGACCGCCGAGGCCTACGCCTTCGCCGGCAAAGGCAAGGACAAGGCCAACGGCATCGACTGGCATTTGAGCGAGCTGGGTAACCCGATCCTCGCCAAGGCCACGGCGATCATCGAGTGCGAGTTGTGGCGCGAATACGACGGTGGCGACCACGCGATCATCGTCGGCGCGGTGAAGAACCTGATCCTGCCGGAGCAACCGGTGACGCCGATGATCTATCACAAGGGCAAGCTCGGCGCTTTGCCGACACTGGGCTGA
- a CDS encoding carboxymuconolactone decarboxylase family protein: protein MSNEKYEQGLKIRTQVLGEAYVQRSIKNADDFTRPLQEMVTEYCWGHVWGRDGLSLKERSMINLAMISALNRPHELKLHVRGALRNGLSREQIREILLQVGIYCGVPAAVDSFRLAREAFAEADAEASS from the coding sequence ATGAGCAACGAAAAGTATGAGCAGGGCCTGAAGATCCGCACCCAAGTGCTGGGCGAAGCCTATGTACAGCGCTCGATCAAGAACGCCGACGACTTCACCCGCCCGTTGCAGGAAATGGTCACCGAATACTGCTGGGGCCACGTCTGGGGACGCGACGGCCTGTCGCTCAAGGAGCGCAGCATGATCAACCTGGCGATGATCTCGGCGCTCAACCGTCCGCATGAACTGAAACTGCATGTGCGCGGCGCCTTGCGTAACGGCCTGAGTCGTGAGCAAATACGCGAAATTCTGCTTCAGGTCGGTATTTATTGCGGCGTCCCGGCAGCCGTGGACAGTTTCCGGCTTGCCCGTGAAGCCTTCGCTGAAGCCGACGCCGAGGCCTCCAGTTAA